The DNA segment aaaatttaaacttttataaaatatagtacaaggaattttaaataattattaatatttttgtatgaaataaataaaattttaatagttgaaatttaaaaatttttaaataaaaagttaatttttaatGTGATAAatgaattattatataaaaaaatataaaaataaaaaaaatttgtgcCACATAAAATTTTTTTACACATTCTTATTTAATTAGGTGGCACAATCCTATAAAgtcatttttaaattttggctTTAATATACATATACACAGTAGAATATCCATCCTATAAATGTAAATAAGCTTTGAGAATAagaccaataaattttgaataaaaataataaaaatatagtaaATCAAAGAAAGAATTTGAGCTCAAAATATGAGAAGAAGAgttttttctaataatttttttgttatttggTGGTGTGTCCCAAATGACATAAGGTATCAACTATTTGTAAGAAAAAAGAagccatttaaattaaaattttaatttattattaatcattataaaataatagaaaaaataatGTTAACTCATTATAAGAAAATATCCCAATGATCATTGTAGTAAAATGGTAGATCTAAACACTATGCATATAGGCACATATAGAATTGCAGTTAGTGAACAAAATTCTTTTGAGATTGTAATAAGaaagttaaataaattaattaaaattaatttttataaaaaatatttattttaatgtaattaaaaaattatttaaaaaatatttcattactttaaaattataataatttaatatgattaattaattaaattaatatgggCTTGATGTGTATATTTGCAAAAATAAAACTCgagaaataattttataatattaatatatcgTGTTATatataatatgttttaaattaataaaatttagataaatagaaaattttatttcaataaaattaaagtgtaataaatgtattaaatttattgatattttaaataataaaatcaataaattaataACCTCAAATATATATAACTCATACAttatgtttttaaattttaatttattatatatctcatataactacataaataaaatcttatttcatttttctaaagtttattatatatattttttattaattttaagatatataatccttaattttattaaaaagtttaaaaaattttaaataaaaaattttaaaaaaataataattaaataaatattaattaaacgtatttaatatttttaattatctaacaatgataataataaaaatatttaaatatatatatataataaaattaaatatttattataaaaaataattattattataattataaagtaAGATAAATTCTGTGTGATAACTGCGACGTGCCAACACTTAAAAAGGGAATCTGTCCACATAACAATTCCTACCGAGAAGACCAATCAAAGAGATAGAAATGGGTTAAATGGCTGAAAAATGGAGTGAGAGATTGGCGTCATTAATGCATATAATCTTGTAAGGTGGATTTGCCATTCATTCCATGAGACAGCAACACTAAAAAATCCAAACCATGATGGGTTAAGACCCGAGATTGGGCAGTTCCcatcaaataatttaatttcttgtgtgCGTGGGGCTGACAGGGAGAATGTCCAAACCCATGTACACTAGTGGCTCTTGGTTGGATCCAACTGGGTTCTTAAATGCATGGGCTCTACGTTAACAAATGCATCGATATCATtgtgttatttttattttccttttaatttgagTTAAAATCGTGACGGTTTGGTTTCAACAGTTAGGGATGCATGCATTCGGAGAGAGACAGGGACAGGGTAGCTGCCTTCGCCGATTCTCATAAGAAAACGACGACAATAGTCAAACAGTCGGCGATTCCGCCAGCCTGGCAATTATCTTTTTCTCTGAATTTACAGTAATATCCTTCCCTTTTACTTTGCTACTCATTGAAGAGGGTTTAGCAGCTGTAGGTTTTGTGCTACTCGAGTGGAGAAGACCATTCCCAAGCTCTCACTGTCTCGTCTATTGTGATCAATGCACAAAACAGCTTATATTTATGGACTCTGAAAAAGATTAATGTACGCAACTTGTGAGGAGGATATTTCAGAAACTCGAACCGTGATATAAAAGCAATTGTGGTCTACATGATGTAAAAGGAATAATCATAGAATGCCTTGTTAgtttttggaaaattttgaagCCACTTTTGTGATCCCATGTTTGCATACCTGTCCCTGTCAACAAGGATTgaacaaatccaatttaaattctaaataatttaatataatgtgTAAGTTGATTTCTTTCACTTGTCCATGTTCTATTGAAAATAAAGTCAAGAAATACAATCAATTGTCAGATTACAAAAGTGTCCATTTTCCAGCACAAAATACCTAGAGAAAAACGTAATAAAGAAATATTCCGAGTGGAACCTCTAATCATGACAAATATAATTGAGGTCAGATTACTCATTGTAAACAAGTCTAGATACTGGATTTGTATGCATTCGGTGGTGGTGCAATCTACAAAACAAACCCATCGTTTGTCCCCAGAAGAGAACTCAAATTGGAACTTGGACTAATGTATTTGTTCATTTCTTTGGATAATGTAaagttaataattaatattaatacacCCAAGTCTTagaagagcacaggcctttagaTGTCCCACATCATCAAAATAACCCCATAAATCTCTATCACCATAAATAGATAGGTTTCCCCAACATGCAACTTACCTCTCCAATTTTTGCTATAAATAGGTACCACTTAGCAGCCATACCATGTCCACAAATATTCAaggccaattctaagcttaaaagcATTATAACAACCTCTTACATCTTACTTCACTAAATTCACTTTCAAAAATGGAATCTCTGGTCCCGGAATCCGGTGTGAACAACCCAGAAATGCAGCAGAATAAGAGTATAGTTGACGCACTATACAAGGCATTAGCACAAGGTCACATGGATACCGTGGCTAAATTCCTAGCAAGTGATCTAGAGTGGTGGTTCCATGGCCCTCCACAACGTCAGCACATGATGAGAGTGCTGACCGGTGAGGTAAGTCACAATGACTTCAGATTCGAGCCACGAATCATAGAGGTTATCGGCGATTGTGTGATTGCAGAGAGCTGCGAAGGTGCACAAGTATACTGGGTGCACGTATGGACCCTGAAAGGTGGTCTTATTACGCAATTTAGGGAGTATTTTAACACATGGCTCACTGTGAAGGACATTAGGCCACATCGTTGGGAAATTGGACGGGAAAGCCGCCACACCTTGTGGCAGAGCCATCCCAGAGACCTCTTTAGCCGTTCGCTGCCTGGCCTTCTTGTCGCTATATAGAGAGCATCTGGTTGGTGGGTTGGATTACTTTAAAAGTCTAATGGAAAATTTAAATATTCTATATCTATCTTTTTCTGAATGATGTTTAGTTTGACTATTGGTAAGCAGATAGTCTGTCAAGGCAAGCGATTGGTGTGCTTCTGCAATCAATTTCCTACCTTATTTAGTGTGTAAAATGGGTTTCTCTATAACCATAAGGTTTCGAATTCAAAACCAATTTGAACAAAATGAATGACAAAAAAATGTATGATGGATTTCTTGGCTGGAAATTAAGAGAAAaaattgttgaccccacaagctcaaaggagcatagattttgatgataccaaaactcaactagaatcaaactaacattgttttaagtgttgtgtatttcaaagaaaaaggacaaaaggatttcatgatggattcatgcttatgaagaaaggatgacattctaaggataacacaagacgaagcaaaagaaataaaagaagaaaatgttaccttccaaggctgcattgaaaatcagaattgaaggtacatctagtatagaaattagttttaatttctagaattacttgtgaaaagaattgaggagtaaaagtcaatgatgcttatttttaatccctcaaaagttttttcattttaaatatcattattattggcctaaaaaaagtgtttgactatgatttggtgaaaagttttatagttttgaaagttatgcagaaaagttttcctggtatgctaactggtttgctactgattttagtatgctaactggtttgctattttctcaagtacgctaactgtttcaactctgcacaacatcgcagaaaacgacaaaataacggctattttcttgaaattcgtatctgcaacattcaaatgagttctgcaacggtaaaaaacgttccaaagctataaatacaccttcctttggccattttgcacttaatgaaagtccctctactgttcaaaatctttaaagctttcattcaaagtgctcaaagtgatttattgctcatcattggcttatttactcaactcttctttataattgctgttgtaattgagtgagagtgagtttttcaacacattattatcatttgtgagaggtcattcaagcacctattgaagcttggttgtgataagtgtttgggataacacttggtagaagtgtgaagctacttgtaaaagctttgttgagaagatttgtaaagggctttgtctcttgccttgaaaagagaagaatagtggagtgaagactcaaagtgggatctttgagagagtggatgtaggctagttaaagccgaaccactataaaaattccagtgttcattttctcaacccttgctctttacatttttgcaatttagctttatgaatgatatgcttttgctgatatgaaaattgatatcatatgcTGTTGATCTTGCTGCTATCTGAGAAAAATAGTTTACTGcaaaatctgctgatatctgatatatTCTCGCTGGTTATCTCACAGTCCGCCGATAGGATATCCGTATCTTGCTCTAGTTCTTTGTGATAAAACGTATTCAGCCATcgatatatttactgaatgcttatatagtctgttatatcagtatactgattgcatacagcttaaccttgagtcaacttgtcaatagagctatattgttcatatttagcattagttaattaagttgaacttagctgcaattttcaaaggttttgagcaagaaccgaaaattatttttaaagtccaattcacccccctcttggacatattttgggacatcaatttggtatcagagcttgtctctcttgcttgaggattaaacccttagagtgatccacacacatggctagttcaACTAGAAATTCTTATGGTATACCTGCAcccttagctgaaggttattccatcactagaccaccactttttaatggcacaaattactccttttggaaaactagaatgagaaacttcatacaatctgttgacattgatgcttggagaatagttaaagatggtccttatattccttataaaaccagtgaaggaactgcATAAATTCCTAAAGcagaagttgaatttgatgataatgattggaagaaaatttctacaaatgccaaggctattaatattcttcattgtgctcttgatattaatgagtataatcgtgtttcaggatgtcaaactgcaaaagagatatgggacaaactagaagtcacatatgaaggaactgatgtggtaaaagagtcaaaggcaaacctcctcatccgtgattatgaattatttgagatgaaacctggtgaaactattgctgagatgagtaccagatttacagaccttgtaaatctacttaaagctcttggaaagagatttgaagaacaagaacttgtaaagaaaattctgaggtctcttccaaagatgtgggaagcaaagactactgttattcaagacaccaaggatttcagaaaatacacctatgatgagctgattggttctctcattgcacatgagatgatttataagaaagatgagaatgaaggtgatcaaaagaaaaagaaagggatagctttcatatccgaaaaagtagatgagaaaaagaaaaatgttgctcttaaagctaattcaagtgatgattcaagtgcttcaagtgatgatgatgaagatatggctatgatagtcaaaagattcaaaagagcatttagaaaaggtggaagcaaatacaagaagttcacaaagaaatatgctccaaagactccaaatcattcaagtgaaatagtttgttatgagtgtaacaaaccaggccacattaagccaaaatgtcctacattgaagaagaaaaataagtttagaaaggacaaaagcaaaaaggcaatggcaAAGAACTTGAGTGACAGTgattcttcatcaaatgatgaaacaaatgacaaagaggctgcaaatacttgtatgatggcaattgaagaaaaaggtgaaagctcacacatcgaagatagtgaaaatgaggtaaatcttgaactttctaatgttgatgaattagaacttgcatttgtaaagacatatgataagtatagaacttttaacaagaaatgcaaaattttagttcatgaaaattgtgctttaagatcagaaaatatttcattgagtatggtttcaaaggaaaatgaattttataaatctcaaatgaaattatttaaggaagttaatgatgagcttcaaagatcaaaagaagtatgtgaacaacttcttgagaaaaacagaattcttgaagaaaaagttgaatctttgacaagagatttatctaaatttacaaaaggaaaagaaacacttgatatacttcttgggaatcaaagatttacaaatgaaaaatctggaattggatatgatggatttatgaagtatggaaaatacaaacaattttttgttaaagctacatccttttctcaaccaagtattacatgcttttattgcaatcacaatggtcatatgattaatgcttgtcctattaggaaaggaacctttaaggcaaagaaagtatgggtgcctaaaggaaccctacctaatgttactaacattcaaggacccaaagttgcttgggtacctaagaacagtTAACTGATTTCATGTCCGCTAAGGAGTATCTTTGGaaacagaacattggtacattgatagtggctgctctaggcacatgacaggaaataaaggcaagttttcctctcttaccttgaaagaagaaggttatgtgaaatttggtgataaaagtaaagctaaaattgttggatgtggaactattggtaaaaatccttgcattgagaatgttgcattagttcaaggattaaagtataatcttttaagtgttagtcaattgtgtgacaatggttttaaagtcatttttacttcaacacattgtgaaattcatggaaataatgttatgtttgctggtgctagaataaataatatttacctacttgatttaacaagtcttgaagaaaattgtgaaacatgttttatgacttcagatgatagtgcatggttatggcatagaaaattaggacatgctagcatgagtacacttgctaaactttctagaaagaaccttgttagaggacttccaaagttaagatttgaaaaagaatttcaatgcaaagcttgtgcacttggtaagcatacaaaatcatcttttaaatcaaaaaatgttgtaactacgtctagaccattggaattgttgcatcttgatctttttggcccaatcacacctagaagtctaggaggcaaggcatatgcatttgtaattgttgatgatttttcaagattcacatggactttctttcttgctcataaagatgaaacctttgatatatttgaagctttttgcaaaagaactcaaaatgaaaaagggtattgcattacatctttaaggagtgatcatggaaaagaatttgaaaataatttgtttgaaaatttctgctctcaaaatggtatttatcatacattttcagctcctagaactccacaacaaaatggagttgttgaaaggaaaaatagatctttgcaagaaatggcaagaacaatgctgaatgaaaacagtttaccaaaatatttttgggcagaagctgtaaatacagcatgctacattttaaacagagtttccattagagctattttaaagaaaactccttatgaactttggaaaggaagaaaacccaatattgcatattttcatgtctttggttgcaaatgttacattttgaataacaaagacagcaatctcaagaaatttgatgctaaatcttgtgaaggaatatttctagggtattcaacaaatagcaaagcatataggatcttcaatagaaaaacattgaccatggaagaatcaatgcatatactttttgatgatgctaacacttccttgcaaaggaaagattcttgtgatgatgaaattgagcagattctaaattcaaagaattcgaataatgatgagcttgaatcaaaagaacaagtggaggatgatcaaaatgacaaagaagaagaactcccttgctccacaaatattgaaattcaagatgactcccaaccaaatgtggaagaactacaaattgaggaacctcaacatcaagatattccacaagaatggaggtaccatagaaatcattccaaagatgacattcttgatagtccatcacaaagaatgatgacaagagctcaacttagaagatattttggtaatgttgcttttgtttctcaatttgaacccaaaacatatgatgatgctcaaaatgatgaaaattggctttttgctatgcaagaggaattaaatcagtttgaaagaaacaaagtttggacacttgttcctaaacctaaaaagcacactgttattggaactaaatgggtatttaggaataagatggatgaaaaaggacatgtagttagaaataaagctagactagtagctcaaggatacaaccaagaggaaggtattgattttgatgaaacctttgctccggttgctagaattgaagctattagaatgttgtgtgcatttgcttgttttaagaatttcatgctttatcaaatggatgttaaaagtgcatttttaaatggatatattgatgaagaagtttatgtagctcaacctcctggttttgaagaccctcactttccaaatcatgtttacaagcttactaaagctctctatggtttaaagcaagctcctagagcatggtatgagagacttagtaaattcttgcttcaaaatgattttaaaagaggaaaagtggatactactcttttcattaagaaaattggaaaagacatgcttattgtgcaaatttatgtagatgatattatttttggtgctactaaccattctctttgtaagaaattttccaacatgatgaaaagtgaatttgaaatgagtatgatgggtgaacttaccttcttccttggattgcaaattaagcaaatgaaagatggaatttttataaatcagtccaagtacataaaggatatgttaaagaagttcaaaatggaggatatgaagagtattggaactcccatgagctcaacaattaaattggagaaagatgaaaaaggtaaagaggtagataacaaattttatagaggtatgattggttctttactctacttaacagcatctagaccagatattcattttagtgtatgtttatgtgcaagatttcagtcatgtccaaaagaatctcatcttgtagcagttaagagaatttttaaatacctcattggcactcacaatattggcttgtggtatccaaaatgtgaatcatttgatcttattggttatagtgattcagattttctttggtagtagattggatagaaaaagcacttctggaacttgtcaatttttaggtcatgcattagtttcatggcacaagAAAAGCAAACTTCTCTGCACTTTCTCACAGGTTTaatatattgcagctggaagttgtgttgcacaaattttgtggatgaaacaacagcttgaagactttgaaattaaatttgatcacattcccataagatgtgacaatactagtgctataaacctatcaaaaaatcctgttcaacactctagaagcaagcatattgaaattagacatcatttcattagggatcatgttcaaaatggtgatattcaaatcgaTTTTGTCCCTTttgaaaaacagcttgctgacattttcacaaagccacttagtgaggaaactttttgcaaaataagaagagaacttggtatgattgatgcttttgattaaattttgatgtattctcatgtttccatatgaaaatgaagtgatatatgttgatttgcagtgttgaaaatgcattctgatatttttggtgtaatttgaaaaattctggattatatcagatatgaacagtaatctgcagaatttgctctcagtggcatactaatccgtttgctaattttcttgtttgctaaacGCTTTACCATCGCTTCCTACTTTTCGCTGGCAACCGAAGTCGTCCGATTgctctaaaactctaaaattattttttttttcgaagcgcctattctgcatgtttaaagcccatatgacttaaatacccctctacttaaagtattgcatcattatgtatttaagggcaaaatggacttttTAACACTTTGATTTGCGCGGGATTTAATTTTTTCTTCTGAAGCATCAGCCTTCTCGCCGTCTCTACTCGCTACACGCTACCTATTCCTCGCAAAACCTACAGTTGTGTCCTttcaagttttaaaattcaaaactcttCTTTCCGTCGCCTCGTTTCCCGTAACCCGAACTACGCCTTTCTCTTTCCATTCACAAAACCATTTCGGTCGCACCCCTTCAAGCAATCGTTTTCCTTCATCATTTTTAAATTCTTCCGAAACCTATTGTTagtgaatcgattaaatcgattgTTTGCAGATAGAAAATTCCCAAAATTTTTCGTTTCCGTTATTTCTCTAATCTGCCGAAAGAAAtcgtgttttttttttctttgtcgaTTCGCACACTCTGTTTCAGTATATTTCAGGTATAAAGTTTAAACCTTTAATGGAATCGTGTTTCATATTCTATTTATGCCTGTTTGTTCTGCTATCGTAATgtgctgatttttttttattgctcTCGGTTGTTTGTTCTGTTCTAGCGCtctgttgttaatttttttttgggcattAACACTTCGTGAAATAATAAATCGACTGCCATGGATTCGTAAGAACCCGAATATTTTTTTCTTTGCTGTCTGTTCTAATTTTTTCTGTCATTGCGCTCTGTTGTGAAAAATGGATGTTGATATGCTtaaaattgattatatatataaatgtatatatattggCTGCTCACATCACTAATTTTATAATCTCAGTTCTTTCTGTCATTTCGGCCCAATTTATTTCTAAGATTGGTTATGGCACGAGACAAAGGAAAAGGGAAAGCCAAAATCACCACATACTCATCATCAAACTCAACTGACGCAAGTATCCCTGCGTCACCACCTCCACAAAAGGATGCTCCTCTGATAATTGGTAAACCAAAAGAAAAGACCAAGAAAAGAACAAGCGAGCCAGTTCAAGAAAGgggaaccaaaaagaaaaagattttAAAAGCTCCAGTTGTGCATATGGAGAGGGCTATTCATGAGCCAAGGTATATTCACTGGCCTGCTTTTGTTGAAATTTCCGTTCCTTTGCAATCTTTGTTTGAgtatcaaaaatgggataaactgtgttctgatactgaaggagtgtatgtggacttagtgcaagaattctataaaaatttgaggGTTGATGATTCTGAAAAAGATGAGTCCTTTAAGGTGAGAATGAAAGGGACAATTTATGAAGTGACAGTAGCTAGATTAGCTAAAGCCCTAGGAATTCCAAAT comes from the Hevea brasiliensis isolate MT/VB/25A 57/8 chromosome 5, ASM3005281v1, whole genome shotgun sequence genome and includes:
- the LOC110632090 gene encoding senescence associated gene 20-like encodes the protein MESLVPESGVNNPEMQQNKSIVDALYKALAQGHMDTVAKFLASDLEWWFHGPPQRQHMMRVLTGEVSHNDFRFEPRIIEVIGDCVIAESCEGAQVYWVHVWTLKGGLITQFREYFNTWLTVKDIRPHRWEIGRESRHTLWQSHPRDLFSRSLPGLLVAI